AAAAAACACCAAGTGTAATGGAAAACCCCATACCGATCATACCAAGCGCATAGTACGGTAACAATTTACCTAAAAGAATCTCGTTCGCCGAAATCGGCGTACTCAGCAAAGCTTCCATAGTTCCACGTTCCCACTCCCGAGCTATGACAAGTGCGGTAAGCTGCGTGCCGATAAGGGTCATTATTAACGTCAACAAACCAGGGATAAGAGAATATGTACTATTTGCTGCGGCATTGAACCATATACGTGACTCTAGGATAATGGGAGGAGAGTTGTAACTTCTGCCGGACTGATTTGCGGCATGCTGCGCCCATAATCCGACGGTATTCCGAACATACCCTTCAACAATACGCGCCCTGTTTGCATCGATACCGTTAAGAATAAGTTGAATTGGTGCTTCTACCCCCGATTCCAGTAACGAAGAAAAATTAGAACGAACATGCACAATGCCGTCAACTTCGTCTGCTTGCATACGCTGAACGGCCTCCGCCATTGAACGCACTGTCACCGGAGAAAAATAACGGGATAATTGAAACCGCGCCTTTAACTCTTGCGTGACGGGAGTCTGTTCATCAACCACAAGCGCAATCGGTACATTCGTCGGTTCCAACGAGACGCCATAGCCAAAAATAAGCAACAACAAAACAGGCATCACAAGCCCCAACAACAAACTGCTTGGATCACGTTTTATTTGCAGCATTTCCTTACGGATAAAACCGCGAAGCCGTATATATGATATCCCTGTCATATGAGTTCCTTCCGGCGCTGTACTAACTTTCAGCAAGCTGTATAAAGGCATCCTCAATTGTTGGCTCCGGCGTTTTCTCGCTCACTGCATACTCTCTGATTTGTGCCGGTGTTCCCGCTGCAAGCTGCTGCCCTTGCGCCATAATCAACAAATGATCACAGTATTCTGCCTCTTCCATAAAATGCGTAGTAACAATGACCGTTACTCCCTCACGGGCAAATTTGTTTATCCGAGCCCAAAACTCACGACGCGCAAGCGGGTCAGCACCTGATGTGGGTTCATCCAGAAACAAAATCTCCGGCTCATGCAGCATGGCTGCCGCCATTGCCAGCCGCTGCTTGAATCCCGCAGGTAAGCTTTGCGTTATAACATCTTTCCGGTCTTCCATATCAAATTCGCGCAATGCCCAGTCTAACCGTTGTTGTAACTGCGCCCGATGCAATCCGTAGGCTTTGCCATAAAAACGCAAGTTCTGCTTCACTGTGAACTGCTGGTATAATGAAAATTTTTGCGCCATATACCCAATTCGCGAACGAGTTTTAGACGGCGTTTTACGCATATCATTTCCGGCAACGTGAATTTCGCCACCGGATGCTTTCAGCAACCCGCAAAGCATACGAAACGTTGTTGTTTTACCTGCCCCGTTCGCACCTAATAAACCAAAGATCTCACCACGATGAACAGTAAAAGAAATATCGCGTACAGCGGTGAACGTTCCAAATTGCTTTAACAGACTTGAAACAACAATAGCGGGAGCATTCTTCATTGCAACAGGTCTTGTTTGCTTAACGGTATCCTCATCTGGCGCAGCTAGAAGCGGTTTTTCTATGACAGTGCCGTCCTGCTGAAGCATATCCACAAAAACATCTTCAAACCTTGGGGTAACAGGAACAAGTGAATCTTTAGGAATTGTTCGAAGCGTCTTTTTCTCGGACTCCCCTTCGATAGGGCTACTGTGGGTTTCAGCTACATCATTTGTTAATACGGGGCTATTTTTCGAAAACACAGTGCGAACCATGCCGGATTGGATGGAAGCATCGACAACATCGCTTCTCTGAAGCACCTCTCCATGCAACATACGGGCTGTCTGAGGCGGCTGAGGCGCAACAACAAAGACACGCCCTGATACTCTGCTATAAAAACTTTTTGGCGTTCCTTCAGCCAGCTTCGAACCGTTGTGCATTACCACCACATTATTACAGCGTTCCGCTTCATCCAAATAGGCTGTGGACACAACTACGCCCAAACCTTTTTCATCAACAAGCTGATACACTATCCGCCAGATATCGCGCCGCGAAACCGGATCTACTCCTACAGTCGGTTCGTCCAAAATAAGCAACTCAGGCACTTTTACCAGACAGCATGCTAGCCCTAACTTCTGCTTCATCCCACCGGAAAGCTGGCCGGAGCGTCTATCGGTGAACTTTTCAAGATCCGTCATATCAAGTAGACGAGCAAACTGATCTTTACGTAACGCCATTGGAACGCCTTGCAAGTCTGCGTACAAATTTAGGTTCTCCTGCACGGTCAAATCTTCATACAGTCCAAATTGCTGTGGCATATAGCCGACTCTTGGACGTATGAGGTCTGCCTCGTGCACAACGTCATGTCCAAGCACATGCATACTGCCAGACTGTGGGACAAGCAGCCCTGCCGCAAGGCGCAGGCAAGTTGTTTTACCCGCACCGTCCGGCCCCACAAGCCCAGTGACGCTTCTGGCCTCAACGCGCAGATTTAAGTTGTTCAACGCAACAACCGGATGGTCACTCTTGGGTTTGAACACAACACGCAAATCCACAGCCTGCAACAACGGCCGCCCTTCCTGATCTTCATGCATCGTCATACAGTTACTGCTTCCGTAAGTCGCTGCTTAAGTTCGCGAACCTATCTTTTTCTATATTTAATTCCGAAATATTTTCTAAATCAGAATTGATGTTCTTACTAGCCACTGTATCCAGTTTAACAGTCACGGGCATCCCCAATTTGAGCTTGTTATCAGGATCATCCACCCATACCCGCACCTCATATACAAGCTGGGTCCGCAACTCTGTGGTTTCAACCCGCTTCGGTGTAAATTCTGCCTGAGGGGAAATAAACCCCACCCAGCCTTCAAACGGTTCAGCAAATGAGTCAGAATACACAGCTGCAATCATACCTTCTGAAACACATCCAAGCTCCGGCTCCGGCAAGTATGCGCGCACCCATTTAGGCTCCGTAACAGCGAGGGTAAATGCCACACGAGCTGGCGATGCCAGCTCACCTGCTTCTGCAATCCGGTTTTGAATAATGCCGTCAACAGGCGCAGTCAGTTGCAGTTCTCCCATACGAACCTGTAATAACTCTACAGCAGCCTGAAGCCCTTTTAGCGTTGCCTCAGATTCTGCAATATTTTCTTTGCGGTACCCTTCCTCTGCGAGGCTCAATCCATTTTTTTCAATAGCCAGTTCCGCCCGAGCTAAGTCAACCGCCGTTACAGCATCATCAAGGCTTTTTCGGGTGCTTGCGCCGGATGGCGTTGTTGTCTTCACACGACGTAACAGCGAATTAGCATTTTTCAATCGAATCTGCGCTGCATTAACCTTTGCCCGTGCCTGCGATACTTCCTCCGGGCGCAGCCCTGTTGTCAGTCGCTGTACCACTTTTCTCTGAGCATCCACGCGGGCGACAGCCTCCTTATACTGCGCCGCAAGCCGATCTTTTTTGAGCACAGCCAGCACCTGTCCACTCTGAACCACATCCCCCTCATCCACATACATTTCTTCAATGTACTCCTGCTCACTGAACGTTAATTGCACAGTTCGCAGATCAATCTGACCGTACAACGTTATTTCGCTGGTATCCTCCATTATTCTCGAAGGAGAAAAGTACCACCAGAACACAAGTCCTACACAGAAGATAAGTAGAATTAACAGCATCTTTCTTTTATTCATGCCCCAGCTCCTTGCCGACACTCCTAA
This sequence is a window from Halodesulfovibrio aestuarii DSM 17919 = ATCC 29578. Protein-coding genes within it:
- a CDS encoding efflux RND transporter periplasmic adaptor subunit, with amino-acid sequence MNKRKMLLILLIFCVGLVFWWYFSPSRIMEDTSEITLYGQIDLRTVQLTFSEQEYIEEMYVDEGDVVQSGQVLAVLKKDRLAAQYKEAVARVDAQRKVVQRLTTGLRPEEVSQARAKVNAAQIRLKNANSLLRRVKTTTPSGASTRKSLDDAVTAVDLARAELAIEKNGLSLAEEGYRKENIAESEATLKGLQAAVELLQVRMGELQLTAPVDGIIQNRIAEAGELASPARVAFTLAVTEPKWVRAYLPEPELGCVSEGMIAAVYSDSFAEPFEGWVGFISPQAEFTPKRVETTELRTQLVYEVRVWVDDPDNKLKLGMPVTVKLDTVASKNINSDLENISELNIEKDRFANLSSDLRKQ
- a CDS encoding ABC transporter permease, producing MTGISYIRLRGFIRKEMLQIKRDPSSLLLGLVMPVLLLLIFGYGVSLEPTNVPIALVVDEQTPVTQELKARFQLSRYFSPVTVRSMAEAVQRMQADEVDGIVHVRSNFSSLLESGVEAPIQLILNGIDANRARIVEGYVRNTVGLWAQHAANQSGRSYNSPPIILESRIWFNAAANSTYSLIPGLLTLIMTLIGTQLTALVIAREWERGTMEALLSTPISANEILLGKLLPYYALGMIGMGFSITLGVFLFHVPLRGSLFVLICLGSVFLLASLGFGLFISSAARIQFVSAMGSVLSAFLPAFFLSGLMFDLKSTPVIVQYISTIIPAKYFVTITQTLFLAGNVWSVLLPASFVLVIMSIVLLVAARKKLGRRLPQ
- a CDS encoding ATP-binding cassette domain-containing protein; this translates as MTMHEDQEGRPLLQAVDLRVVFKPKSDHPVVALNNLNLRVEARSVTGLVGPDGAGKTTCLRLAAGLLVPQSGSMHVLGHDVVHEADLIRPRVGYMPQQFGLYEDLTVQENLNLYADLQGVPMALRKDQFARLLDMTDLEKFTDRRSGQLSGGMKQKLGLACCLVKVPELLILDEPTVGVDPVSRRDIWRIVYQLVDEKGLGVVVSTAYLDEAERCNNVVVMHNGSKLAEGTPKSFYSRVSGRVFVVAPQPPQTARMLHGEVLQRSDVVDASIQSGMVRTVFSKNSPVLTNDVAETHSSPIEGESEKKTLRTIPKDSLVPVTPRFEDVFVDMLQQDGTVIEKPLLAAPDEDTVKQTRPVAMKNAPAIVVSSLLKQFGTFTAVRDISFTVHRGEIFGLLGANGAGKTTTFRMLCGLLKASGGEIHVAGNDMRKTPSKTRSRIGYMAQKFSLYQQFTVKQNLRFYGKAYGLHRAQLQQRLDWALREFDMEDRKDVITQSLPAGFKQRLAMAAAMLHEPEILFLDEPTSGADPLARREFWARINKFAREGVTVIVTTHFMEEAEYCDHLLIMAQGQQLAAGTPAQIREYAVSEKTPEPTIEDAFIQLAES